A portion of the Microlunatus phosphovorus NM-1 genome contains these proteins:
- a CDS encoding peptidoglycan D,D-transpeptidase FtsI family protein encodes MAPGRPLRESAKPAAARHRRSDSQTDRRLRDGGKARTSTAARRRRRIRRVPLADGTHRLHVVLIMLAVAMSLCAGRLLQLQGFDSSAYAAESAAALTQRMPLLPSRGDITDRNGTVLAATEPAVAVTADPSLTGKQPGAFAVVIAPYLGMTVEELLPLLTKRDTHFVYLKKQVPAMTYTRMAAALAEQNLYGVFRESDPIRTYPAGSLAGPIVGFVDGDGTGKAGLESSLQSQLAGVEGQEEYESAPNGSKIPLGDSKITPAQNGYDYQLTLDSELQWVAQRRVAQQVKKAKADFGFAITMNIKTGEILALAQAPTYDSNDPKSSLKKHRNLQAVTAPYEPGSVQKILTSAALLESGHAGEGTRVSIPNRLPSGPYLIKDHFEHSDDYRLNMRGVIAKSSNIGTAMLARQMPIDQLHDYLAKFGLGKKTGIELPGESLGTLPDADMEPMTRDRVAFGQGLAVTGIQEVSAIAGLLNGGVYNPPTIIKSATDSDGKQVALPVREPRRIVSTTTSAHIRDLMRAVVDNSSTGKYSLRLDGYTSGGKTGTAQRGTARGYQGYITSYVGFAPLKDPQIITYVVVNNPKKGDPTGTQVAAPVFRDIMQYALPRYSVAPSKKAVLKPKPISW; translated from the coding sequence ATGGCTCCCGGACGACCACTGCGGGAATCGGCGAAGCCGGCCGCCGCGCGGCACCGCCGAAGCGACAGCCAGACCGATCGCCGGCTCCGCGATGGCGGCAAAGCTCGGACCTCGACGGCCGCCCGCCGGCGCCGGAGGATCCGCCGGGTGCCGCTGGCCGACGGCACGCATCGCCTGCACGTCGTCTTGATCATGCTCGCGGTGGCGATGTCGTTGTGCGCCGGTCGGCTGCTGCAACTGCAGGGATTCGACTCGTCGGCGTACGCGGCCGAGTCCGCGGCGGCGCTGACCCAGCGGATGCCGCTGCTGCCCTCCCGGGGTGACATCACCGACCGCAACGGCACAGTCCTGGCGGCCACTGAGCCCGCCGTCGCCGTGACCGCCGACCCGTCCCTGACCGGTAAGCAGCCTGGTGCCTTCGCCGTCGTGATCGCGCCCTATCTCGGCATGACGGTCGAGGAGCTGCTGCCGCTGCTCACCAAGCGGGACACGCACTTCGTGTACCTGAAGAAGCAGGTGCCGGCGATGACGTACACCCGGATGGCAGCGGCGCTGGCCGAACAGAACCTGTACGGGGTCTTCCGGGAGAGCGACCCGATCCGCACCTACCCGGCCGGCTCGCTGGCCGGGCCGATCGTCGGCTTCGTCGATGGCGACGGGACCGGCAAGGCAGGGCTGGAGAGCTCGTTGCAGAGTCAGCTGGCAGGCGTCGAAGGGCAGGAGGAGTACGAGAGCGCGCCCAACGGCAGCAAGATCCCGCTCGGCGACAGCAAGATCACCCCGGCCCAGAACGGCTACGACTACCAGCTGACCCTGGACTCCGAACTGCAGTGGGTGGCACAGCGGCGGGTGGCGCAGCAGGTGAAGAAGGCCAAGGCCGACTTCGGCTTCGCCATCACCATGAACATCAAGACCGGCGAGATCTTGGCGCTGGCCCAGGCGCCGACGTACGACTCGAACGATCCCAAGTCGTCGCTGAAGAAACACCGCAACCTGCAGGCGGTCACCGCGCCGTACGAACCGGGCAGCGTGCAGAAGATCCTCACCTCGGCCGCGCTGCTGGAGTCGGGTCATGCGGGGGAGGGCACCCGGGTGAGCATCCCGAACCGGCTGCCGTCGGGCCCGTACCTGATCAAGGACCACTTCGAGCACTCTGACGACTATCGCTTGAACATGCGCGGGGTGATCGCGAAGTCGTCCAACATCGGCACCGCGATGCTGGCTCGGCAGATGCCGATCGATCAGTTGCACGACTATCTGGCGAAATTCGGACTCGGGAAGAAGACCGGGATCGAACTGCCTGGTGAAAGCCTCGGCACGCTGCCGGACGCGGACATGGAGCCGATGACACGCGACCGGGTCGCGTTCGGTCAGGGGCTGGCGGTGACCGGGATCCAGGAGGTCTCGGCGATCGCCGGACTGCTCAATGGCGGTGTCTACAACCCACCGACGATCATCAAGTCGGCTACCGACTCCGACGGCAAGCAGGTCGCGCTTCCGGTCCGAGAGCCGCGCCGGATCGTGTCGACGACGACCTCGGCACACATCCGTGACCTGATGCGCGCGGTGGTCGACAACTCGAGCACCGGCAAGTACTCGTTGCGGCTGGACGGCTACACCAGCGGCGGCAAGACCGGCACCGCGCAGCGAGGCACCGCGAGGGGCTACCAGGGCTATATCACCTCCTACGTCGGTTTCGCCCCGCTGAAGGATCCGCAGATCATCACCTATGTGGTGGTCAACAACCCGAAGAAGGGCGATCCGACCGGCACCCAGGTCGCCGCCCCGGTCTTCCGCGACATCATGCAGTACGCGCTGCCGCGCTATTCGGTGGCGCCGTCCAAGAAGGCAGTGCTGAAGCCGAAGCCGATCTCCTGGTGA